A stretch of Branchiostoma lanceolatum isolate klBraLanc5 chromosome 14, klBraLanc5.hap2, whole genome shotgun sequence DNA encodes these proteins:
- the LOC136448509 gene encoding glutathione S-transferase-like — protein sequence MAPKYKLTYFKASVGRGELVRLIFAAAGVEFEDVRLEREEWRLLKETSPMGQLPMLEVGGQVICQSGAIFRYAAKETGLSGAAGWEEAQVDMFVSGMEDLTMKMYGVYFERDEAKKEEKKTALASFVPNFLGNYEKLCGSDGHLVGTSLTYADLAFFNGIDDILKKRPDALEKYPKLTKVVEDVKANKGVATYIAERPETLL from the exons ATGGCGCCTAAGTACAAGCTCACGTACTTCAAGGCGAGTGTCGGACGCGGCGAGCTGGTCAGGCTGATCTTCGCCGCGGCGGGAGTAGAGTTCGAGGATGTCAGGCTTGAGCGGGAAGAATGGCGTCTTCTTAAAGAAA CATCTCCGATGGGGCAGCTGCCGATGCTGGAGGTGGGTGGTCAGGTGATATGTCAGAGCGGGGCCATATTCCGCTACGCTGCCAAGGAAACAG GTCTGAGCGGCGCCGCCGGCTGGGAGGAGGCACAAGTCGACATGTTTGTGAGCGGGATGGAGGATCTTACCATGAAGATGTATGGGGTTTACTTTGAGAGAGATGAGGCCAAGAAG GAAGAGAAGAAGACGGCACTAGCTTCTTTCGTCCCAAACTTTCTTGGGAACTACGAGAAACTCTGCGGATCGGACGGCCATCTTGTCGGTACCAGC TTGACCTACGCTGACCTGGCCTTCTTTAATGGCATAGACGATATTCTCAAGAAACGCCCAGACGCCCTGGAGAAATATCCCAAGCTGACCAAGGTGGTGGAAGACGTCAAAGCGAACAAGGGAGTCGCTACTTACATCGCGGAGCGCCCAGAAACGCTGTTATGA
- the LOC136448510 gene encoding glutathione S-transferase-like, which translates to MAPKYKFTYFKASVGRGELVRLIFAAAGVEFEDVRLEREEWRLLKETSPMGQLPMLEVGGQVICQSGAIFRYAAKETGLSGAAGWEEAQVDMFVSGMEDLTMKMYGVYFERDEAKKEEKKTALATFVPNFLRNYEKLCGSDGHLVGTSLTYADLAFFNGMDDILKKQPDALEKYPRLAKVVESVKANKGVATYIAERPETLL; encoded by the exons ATGGCGCCTAAGTACAAGTTCACGTACTTCAAGGCGAGTGTCGGACGCGGCGAGCTGGTCAGGCTGATCTTCGCCGCTGCGGGAGTGGAGTTCGAGGATGTTAGGCTTGAGCGGGAAGAATGGCGTCTTCTTAAAGAAA CATCTCCGATGGGGCAGCTGCCGATGCTGGAGGTGGGTGGTCAGGTGATATGTCAGAGCGGGGCCATATTCCGCTACGCTGCCAAGGAAACAG GTCTGAGCGGCGCCGCCGGCTGGGAGGAGGCACAAGTCGACATGTTTGTGAGCGGGATGGAGGATCTTACCATGAAGATGTATGGGGTTTACTTTGAGAGAGATGAGGCCAAGAAG GAAGAGAAGAAGACGGCACTAGCTACTTTCGTCCCAAACTTTCTTAGGAACTACGAGAAACTCTGCGGATCGGACGGCCATCTTGTCGGTACCAGC TTGACCTACGCTGACCTGGCCTTCTTTAATGGCATGGACGATATTCTCAAGAAACAGCCAGATGCCCTGGAGAAATATCCCAGGCTGGCCAAGGTGGTGGAAAGCGTCAAAGCGAACAAGGGAGTCGCTACTTACATCGCGGAGCGCCCAGAAACGCTGTTATGA